From a single Paramormyrops kingsleyae isolate MSU_618 chromosome 14, PKINGS_0.4, whole genome shotgun sequence genomic region:
- the ppp1cb gene encoding serine/threonine-protein phosphatase PP1-beta catalytic subunit → MAEGELNVDSLISRLLEVRGCRPGKIVQMTEAEVRGLCVKSREIFLSQPILLELEAPLKICGDIHGQYTDLLRLFEYGGFPPEANYLFLGDYVDRGKQSLETICLLLAYKIKYPENFFLLRGNHECASINRIYGFYDECKRRFNIKLWKTFTDCFNCLPIAAIIDEKIFCCHGGLSPDLQSMEQIRRIMRPTDVPDTGLLCDLLWSDPDKDVQGWGENDRGVSFTFGADVVSKFLNRHDLDLICRAHQVVEDGYEFFAKRQLVTLFSAPNYCGEFDNAGGMMSVDESLMCSFQILKPSEKKAKYQYGGVNSGRPVTPPRTTQAPKKR, encoded by the exons ATGGCGGAAGGCGAGCTGAACGTTGACAGCCTCATCTCTCGGCTCTTGGAAG TGCGAGGATGCCGTCCTGGCAAGATCGTGCAGATGACAGAGGCAGAGGTGCGGGGGCTCTGCGTCAAATCCAGGGAGATCTTCCTCAGCCAGCCCATCCTGCTGGAGCTGGAGGCCCCGCTGAAGATCTGCG GCGACATCCACGGCCAGTACACCGACCTGCTGCGGCTCTTTGAGTACGGCGGCTTCCCGCCGGAGGCCAACTACCTGTTCCTGGGCGACTACGTGGACAGAGGCAAGCAGTCGCTGGAGACCATCTGCCTGCTGCTGGCCTACAAGATCAAGTACCCCGAGAACTTCTTCCTGCTGCGGGGGAACCACGAGTGCGCATCCATCAACCGCATCTACGGCTTCTACGACGAGT GCAAGCGGAGGTTCAACATCAAGCTGTGGAAGACGTTCACCGACTGCTTCAACTGCCTGCCCATCGCCGCCATCATCGACGAGAAGATCTTCTGTTGCCACGGAG GTCTTTCTCCTGACCTGCAGTCCATGGAGCAGATCCGCAGGATCATGAGGCCCACCGATGTCCCAGACACCG GGCTGCTCTGTGACCTGCTGTGGTCGGACCCCGACAAGGACGTGCAGGGCTGGGGCGAGAACGACCGTGGCGTCTCCTTCACCTTCGGGGCCGACGTGGTCAGCAAGTTCCTGAACCGACACGACCTAGACCTCATCTGCCGGGCGCACCAG gtggTGGAGGACGGTTATGAATTCTTCGCCAAGCGGCAGCTGGTGACTCTCTTCTCCGCCCCCAACTACTGCGGCGAGTTCGACAATGCCGGCGGCATGATGAGCGTAGACGAGTCCCTCATGTGCTCCTTCCAG ATCTTGAAGCCATCAGAGAAGAAGGCCAAGTACCAGTACGGGGGGGTGAATTCAGGGCGCCCTGTCACCCCACCCCGCACTACCCAAGCTCCCAAGAAAAGGTGA
- the rab3gap2 gene encoding rab3 GTPase-activating protein non-catalytic subunit isoform X1, whose amino-acid sequence MSCCLVEFCRVQELKTVREFLFSGQQTSTLGTDFSQTEKELSWEDADWGSWEKDETKEDVKPEEESEKQSAPWLYDCVVSLSPCSDLLVIARKHKAVFLSAKWRTDEVGRDEMTLAVSWSGTLSTEDMERVTSAICIPLASQKRSSTGRPDWTCIVVGFSTGYVRFYTESGVLLLAQLLNEDSVLRLKCRTYEIPRHPGVTEQHEELSILYPTSLVTIDGFSLFQSLRACRNQVARAAAAGNDMVQPPPLAYKKWGLQDMNAIVDHSSVGIMTLCVFDQMRNASVLGGFHAAVKGSPPAMCQYITVGGGPFTGFYYAIEGSSQPLLSHVALAVASKLTSALFSAASGWLGWKHKHKHEEDPAQKQKPKVEPATPLAVRFGLPDSRRHGESICLSPCNTLAGVTDDFGRVTLLDVGRGIAIRMWKGYRDAQLGWVQVCEGRGEREKATSPSLPRRHAQFLVIYAPRRGILEVWGTQQGPRVGAFTVGKHCRLLYTGYRLMGVNSVTSQGWQLHTQQLCLLDPATGALRTVTVPFHLALSDKKSERAKDMHLLKRFNALLRSRGMEPDILESEAQSVLLEIKHPAIKKQALESLLSNKKAPVSCLINITRALLDSLKKQDPEAVDEILLQLCSSQLRLLQMYTDIMALHSAKPPPRGQDTDPTLTQQTACSGIDDDLARVGPVLQRYTELLSRPSVSFAQDPEGQFPVQSFLSQLEAEGGSLRVVRGQNTDWTQLGSFLFWGCLCGQSPPQKVCDMLQDTGISPQDLLALLLNVWLDREKEVLQNPQAVWHLHSLIAALSAMTGAVEDSWDLQCVSPWWQQVRTACVQSESAGAALLVALVSHRAAKNSITSLAEKKFQSDWEAVSLELEQWAVCVRQLEDLLALHTLLCLPGPRGTPGGALARCSVKALLESGTGGVADSVAKWVFRQDLKPALLKGILETRGAAEPRENPSEGEKNPEGASFQKAGELLVPVCQRFPVSLSPDILFAHCCWEYVVQWNKDPEEGRYLSWAVEHLKLIANPHIQLGISIMMWNTFIVNRFSAAAFLMEKVGKAPKDRLCRRDVGMGDGAMTSFLGSCTQLLQTLVEADAGIEEVPPPELCVEEVWMGAEGPASIAELALEQRSVHYPLVQHNCLLASLLHAAMAFGIRVKPLSLFDSKGRTAFFRDLTSIQLLPSGDMDPSFVSLRQEFLLKVLTAWVKTQVEGADPPPLCPGPPDNSWASLCLDLAPLLQVNPDVLRRHLVCQLYSHGLDLRAEEVALEVEDKDVLGSQLLVLTGQRLSYSLLHTQTRPGMELLARLPPTLCTWLKAMDPSELSCPSVSLSLTSRMVSRVIEILPENHAQYTLALHLLEAVDALGPEA is encoded by the exons ATGTCGTGCTGTCTGGTCGAGTTTTGTCGGGTCCAAGAGCTCAAGACGGTCCGGGAGTTCTTGTTCTCGGGCCAGCAAACGAGCACATTAGGCACCGACTTCAGCCAAACAG AGAAGGAACTGAGCTGGGAAGACGCAGACTGGGGGTCTTGGGAGAAGGATGAAACCAAGGAAGATGTCAAG CCCGAAGAGGAGAGTGAGAAGCAGAGCGCCCCCTGGCTGTACGACTGTGTGGTGTCCCTGTCACCTTGCTCCGACCTGCTGGTCATCGCCCGCAAGCACAAGGCCGTTTTTCTGTCGG CTAAGTGGCGGACGGACGAGGTGGGACGAGACGAGATGACGCTGGCCGTGTCCTGGAGCGGGACGCTGAGCACCGAGGACAT GGAACGTGTGACCAGCGCCATCTGCATCCCACTGGCCAGCCAGAAGAG GAGCTCTACCGGCCGTCCCGACTGGACCTGCATAGTAGTGGGCTTCAGCACCGGATACGTGCGCTTCTACACAGAG AGTGGCGTGCTGCTCCTGGCGCAGTTGCTGAATGAGGACTCGGTGCTGAGGCTCAAGTGCAGGACTTATGAGATTCCTCGCCACCCTGGGGTCACAGAGCAG CATGAGGAGCTGAGCATCCTGTACCCGACGTCCCTGGTCACCATTGATGGCTTCAGCCTCTTCCAGTCGCTGCGGGCATGCAGGAACCAGGTGGCACGAG CGGCAGCGGCAGGAAATGACATGGTGCAGCCCCCGCCCCTGGCCTACAAGAAGTGGGGTCTCCAGGATATGAACGCCATCGTAGACCACAGCAGCGTGG GTATCATGACGCTGTGTGTGTTTGACCAGATGAGGAACGCCTCTGTCTTGGGGGGCTTCCATGcagctgtgaagggcagcccccCCGCCATGTGCCAGTACATCACCGTGGGTGGGGGGCCCTTCACAGGATTCTACTATGCTATAGAG GGCAGTTCCCAGCCTCTCCTCTCCCACGTGGCTCTAGCTGTGGCCAGCAAGCTCACTTCTGCCCTCTTCAGTGCTGCCAG CGGCTGGCTCGGCTGGAAGCACAAGCACAAGCACGAGGAGGACCCGGCCCAGAAGCAGAAGCCCAAAGTGGAGCCAGCCACTCCCCTCGCCGTCAG ATTTGGACTGCCGGACTCGCGGCGCCATGGGGAGTCCATCTGCCTGTCGCCGTGCAACACGCTGGCCGGCGTGACTGATGACTTTGGGCGGGTCACCCTACTGGACGTGGGGCGGGGGATCGCCATCCGCATGTGGAAGG GGTACCGGGATGCCCAGCTGGGCTGGGTGCAGGTGTGCGAAGGGCGGGGTGAGCGGGAAAAGGCCACCTCCCCCTCTTTGCCTCGCCGCCACGCCCAGTTCCTGGTCATCTACGCGCCACGCCGTGGCATCCTGGAGGTGTGGGGCACCCAGCAGGGTCCCCGTGTGGGGGCCTTCACCGTGGGCAAGCACTGCCG GCTGCTGTACACAGGCTACCGGCTGATGGGCGTGAACAGTGTCACCAGCCAGGGCTGGCAGCTCCACACCCAGCAGCTGTGCCTGTTGGACCCGGCCACCGGAGCTCTGCGGACGGTCACCGTGCCCTTTCACCTGGCCCTCAG TGATAAGAAGAGCGAGCGAGCGAAGGACATGCACCTGCTGAAGAGGTTCAACGCGCTCCTGAGGAGCAGAGGGATGGAGCcag ACATCCTGGAGAGCGAAGCCCAGAGTGTCCTGTTGGAGATCAAGCACCCCGCCATTAAGAAACAG GCACTAGAATCCTTGCTGTCCAATAAGAAAGCTCCAGTCTCATGCCTGATCAACATAACTCGCGCCTTATTGGACAGCTTAAAGAAGCAAG ACCCTGAGGCTGTGGATGAGATCCTCCTGCAGCTCTGCTCCTCCCAGCTGCGGCTGCTGCAGATGTACACTGACATCATGGCCCTCCATTCTGCTAAGCCGCCCCCCAGGGGCCAGGATACTGACCCGACTCTCACCCAG CAGACGGCCTGCAGCGGAATAGACGACGACCTCGCCCGCGTTGGGCCGGTCCTGCAGCGGTACACAGAGCTGCTGTCCCGCCCCTCCGTGTCCTTCGCCCAGGACCCCGAGGGTCAGTTTCCCGTGCAGAGCTTCCTGTCCCAGCTGGAGGCTGAGGGTGGATCCCTGCGAGTCGTCCGGGGCCAGAACACCGACTGGACACAGCTGG GGAGCTTCTTATTCTGGGGCTGCCTGTGTGGACAGAGCCCACCGCAGAAGGTCTGTGACATGCTTCAAGATACTGGAATCAGCCCCCAGGACCTGCTG GCTCTGCTCCTGAACGTGTGGCTCGACCGAGAGAAGGAGGTACTGCAGAACCCCCAAGCTGTCTGGCACCTGCACTCCCTCATCGCAGCCCTGAGCGCCATGACGG GGGCCGTGGAGGATTCGTGGGACCTGCAGTGTGTGTCACCCTGGTGGCAGCAGGTCCGCACTGCATGTGTCCAGTCAGAGAGCGCTGGCGCCGCCCTACTGGTAGCCCTGGTCTCCCACCGAGCCGCCAAGAACTCTATCACCAGCCTGGCTGAGAAAAAG TTCCAGTCGGACTGGGAAGCTGTCTCTCTCGAGCTGGAGcagtgggcagtgtgtgtgagacaaCTGGAGGACCTACTGGCTCTACACACACTGCTGTGCCTGCCGGGCCCGCGGGGgacaccagggggcgccctggCGCGCTGCTCCGTCAAGGCCCTTCTGGAGAGTGGCACAG GAGGTGTGGCTGACAGCGTGGCAAAGTGGGTGTTCAGGCAGGACCTGAAACCGGCCCTGCTTAAGGGTATCCTGGAGACGAGGGGAGCAGCAGAACCCCGAGAAAACCCCTCTGAAGGCGAGAAGAATCCGGAGGGTGCGAGTTTCCAGAAGGCAGGCG aGCTGCTGGTCCCTGTGTGCCAGCGATTCCCAGTCTCCCTGTCTCCCGACATCCTGTTTGCTCACTGCTGCTGGGAGTATGTGGTGCAGTGGAACAAGGATCCGGAG GAGGGGCGGTACCTTTCCTGGGCTGTCGAGCACCTCAAGTTGATCGCCAACCCTCACATCCAACTGG GCATCTCCATCATGATGTGGAACACCTTCATCGTCAACCGCTTCTCCGCCGCCGCCTTCCTCATGGAGAAG GTGGGAAAGGCCCCGAAGGACAGGCTGTGCCGCAGG GATGTGGGGATGGGAGACGGTGCCATGACATCTTTCCTAGGCTCTTGCACTCAACTGCTGCAGACCCTGGTAGAG GCAGATGCCGGCATAGAGGAGGTGCCCCCCCCAGAGCTGTGCGTGGAGGAGGTgtggatgggggctgagggcccGGCCTCTATTGCTGAGCTGGCGCTGGAGCAGAGGTCTGTGCACTACCCCCTGGTCCAGCACAACTGCCTGCTGGCCTCACTGCTGCACGCTGCCATGGCATTCGGCATCCGCGTCAAACCGCTGAGCCTATTCGACAGCAAG GGAAGGACCGCCTTTTTCAGAGACCTGACCTCCATACAGCTGCTGCCTAGTGGGGACATGGACCCCAGTTTCGTCTCACTAAGGCAAGAG TTCCTCCTGAAGGTGCTGACAGCCTGGGTGAAGACCCAGGTGGAGGGGGCAGATCCGCCGCCGCTGTGCCCGGGCCCCCCAGATAACTCGTGGGCCTCGCTGTGCCTGGACCTGGCCCCCTTGCTGCAGGTGAACCCCGACGTTCTGCGGAGGCACCTGGTGTGTCAGCTGTACAGCCACGGCCTGGACCTGCGCGCGGAGGAG GTGGCGCTAGAAGTGGAGGACAAGGATGTGCTGGGCTCGCAGCTGCTGGTGCTGACAGGCCAGCGGCTCTCCTACTCGCTGCTGCACACACAGACGCGGCCCGGTATGGAGCTGCTGGCCCGGCTGCCGCCCACGCTGTGCACGTGGCTGAAGGCCATG GACCCCAGCGAGCTGAGCTGTCCCTCCGTGTCCCTGTCCCTCACCAGCCGCATGGTGAGTCGGGTCATTGAGATTCTGCCTGAGAACCACGCCCAGTACACACTGGCCCTGCACCTGCTGGAAGCCGTCGACGCCCTGGGTCCCGAGGCGTGA
- the rab3gap2 gene encoding rab3 GTPase-activating protein non-catalytic subunit isoform X2 encodes MSCCLVEFCRVQELKTVREFLFSGQQTSTLGTDFSQTEKELSWEDADWGSWEKDETKEDVKPEEESEKQSAPWLYDCVVSLSPCSDLLVIARKHKAVFLSAKWRTDEVGRDEMTLAVSWSGTLSTEDMERVTSAICIPLASQKRSSTGRPDWTCIVVGFSTGYVRFYTESGVLLLAQLLNEDSVLRLKCRTYEIPRHPGVTEQHEELSILYPTSLVTIDGFSLFQSLRACRNQVARAAAAGNDMVQPPPLAYKKWGLQDMNAIVDHSSVGIMTLCVFDQMRNASVLGGFHAAVKGSPPAMCQYITVGGGPFTGFYYAIEGSSQPLLSHVALAVASKLTSALFSAASGWLGWKHKHKHEEDPAQKQKPKVEPATPLAVRFGLPDSRRHGESICLSPCNTLAGVTDDFGRVTLLDVGRGIAIRMWKGYRDAQLGWVQVCEGRGEREKATSPSLPRRHAQFLVIYAPRRGILEVWGTQQGPRVGAFTVGKHCRLLYTGYRLMGVNSVTSQGWQLHTQQLCLLDPATGALRTVTVPFHLALSDKKSERAKDMHLLKRFNALLRSRGMEPDILESEAQSVLLEIKHPAIKKQALESLLSNKKAPVSCLINITRALLDSLKKQDPEAVDEILLQLCSSQLRLLQMYTDIMALHSAKPPPRGQDTDPTLTQTACSGIDDDLARVGPVLQRYTELLSRPSVSFAQDPEGQFPVQSFLSQLEAEGGSLRVVRGQNTDWTQLGSFLFWGCLCGQSPPQKVCDMLQDTGISPQDLLALLLNVWLDREKEVLQNPQAVWHLHSLIAALSAMTGAVEDSWDLQCVSPWWQQVRTACVQSESAGAALLVALVSHRAAKNSITSLAEKKFQSDWEAVSLELEQWAVCVRQLEDLLALHTLLCLPGPRGTPGGALARCSVKALLESGTGGVADSVAKWVFRQDLKPALLKGILETRGAAEPRENPSEGEKNPEGASFQKAGELLVPVCQRFPVSLSPDILFAHCCWEYVVQWNKDPEEGRYLSWAVEHLKLIANPHIQLGISIMMWNTFIVNRFSAAAFLMEKVGKAPKDRLCRRDVGMGDGAMTSFLGSCTQLLQTLVEADAGIEEVPPPELCVEEVWMGAEGPASIAELALEQRSVHYPLVQHNCLLASLLHAAMAFGIRVKPLSLFDSKGRTAFFRDLTSIQLLPSGDMDPSFVSLRQEFLLKVLTAWVKTQVEGADPPPLCPGPPDNSWASLCLDLAPLLQVNPDVLRRHLVCQLYSHGLDLRAEEVALEVEDKDVLGSQLLVLTGQRLSYSLLHTQTRPGMELLARLPPTLCTWLKAMDPSELSCPSVSLSLTSRMVSRVIEILPENHAQYTLALHLLEAVDALGPEA; translated from the exons ATGTCGTGCTGTCTGGTCGAGTTTTGTCGGGTCCAAGAGCTCAAGACGGTCCGGGAGTTCTTGTTCTCGGGCCAGCAAACGAGCACATTAGGCACCGACTTCAGCCAAACAG AGAAGGAACTGAGCTGGGAAGACGCAGACTGGGGGTCTTGGGAGAAGGATGAAACCAAGGAAGATGTCAAG CCCGAAGAGGAGAGTGAGAAGCAGAGCGCCCCCTGGCTGTACGACTGTGTGGTGTCCCTGTCACCTTGCTCCGACCTGCTGGTCATCGCCCGCAAGCACAAGGCCGTTTTTCTGTCGG CTAAGTGGCGGACGGACGAGGTGGGACGAGACGAGATGACGCTGGCCGTGTCCTGGAGCGGGACGCTGAGCACCGAGGACAT GGAACGTGTGACCAGCGCCATCTGCATCCCACTGGCCAGCCAGAAGAG GAGCTCTACCGGCCGTCCCGACTGGACCTGCATAGTAGTGGGCTTCAGCACCGGATACGTGCGCTTCTACACAGAG AGTGGCGTGCTGCTCCTGGCGCAGTTGCTGAATGAGGACTCGGTGCTGAGGCTCAAGTGCAGGACTTATGAGATTCCTCGCCACCCTGGGGTCACAGAGCAG CATGAGGAGCTGAGCATCCTGTACCCGACGTCCCTGGTCACCATTGATGGCTTCAGCCTCTTCCAGTCGCTGCGGGCATGCAGGAACCAGGTGGCACGAG CGGCAGCGGCAGGAAATGACATGGTGCAGCCCCCGCCCCTGGCCTACAAGAAGTGGGGTCTCCAGGATATGAACGCCATCGTAGACCACAGCAGCGTGG GTATCATGACGCTGTGTGTGTTTGACCAGATGAGGAACGCCTCTGTCTTGGGGGGCTTCCATGcagctgtgaagggcagcccccCCGCCATGTGCCAGTACATCACCGTGGGTGGGGGGCCCTTCACAGGATTCTACTATGCTATAGAG GGCAGTTCCCAGCCTCTCCTCTCCCACGTGGCTCTAGCTGTGGCCAGCAAGCTCACTTCTGCCCTCTTCAGTGCTGCCAG CGGCTGGCTCGGCTGGAAGCACAAGCACAAGCACGAGGAGGACCCGGCCCAGAAGCAGAAGCCCAAAGTGGAGCCAGCCACTCCCCTCGCCGTCAG ATTTGGACTGCCGGACTCGCGGCGCCATGGGGAGTCCATCTGCCTGTCGCCGTGCAACACGCTGGCCGGCGTGACTGATGACTTTGGGCGGGTCACCCTACTGGACGTGGGGCGGGGGATCGCCATCCGCATGTGGAAGG GGTACCGGGATGCCCAGCTGGGCTGGGTGCAGGTGTGCGAAGGGCGGGGTGAGCGGGAAAAGGCCACCTCCCCCTCTTTGCCTCGCCGCCACGCCCAGTTCCTGGTCATCTACGCGCCACGCCGTGGCATCCTGGAGGTGTGGGGCACCCAGCAGGGTCCCCGTGTGGGGGCCTTCACCGTGGGCAAGCACTGCCG GCTGCTGTACACAGGCTACCGGCTGATGGGCGTGAACAGTGTCACCAGCCAGGGCTGGCAGCTCCACACCCAGCAGCTGTGCCTGTTGGACCCGGCCACCGGAGCTCTGCGGACGGTCACCGTGCCCTTTCACCTGGCCCTCAG TGATAAGAAGAGCGAGCGAGCGAAGGACATGCACCTGCTGAAGAGGTTCAACGCGCTCCTGAGGAGCAGAGGGATGGAGCcag ACATCCTGGAGAGCGAAGCCCAGAGTGTCCTGTTGGAGATCAAGCACCCCGCCATTAAGAAACAG GCACTAGAATCCTTGCTGTCCAATAAGAAAGCTCCAGTCTCATGCCTGATCAACATAACTCGCGCCTTATTGGACAGCTTAAAGAAGCAAG ACCCTGAGGCTGTGGATGAGATCCTCCTGCAGCTCTGCTCCTCCCAGCTGCGGCTGCTGCAGATGTACACTGACATCATGGCCCTCCATTCTGCTAAGCCGCCCCCCAGGGGCCAGGATACTGACCCGACTCTCACCCAG ACGGCCTGCAGCGGAATAGACGACGACCTCGCCCGCGTTGGGCCGGTCCTGCAGCGGTACACAGAGCTGCTGTCCCGCCCCTCCGTGTCCTTCGCCCAGGACCCCGAGGGTCAGTTTCCCGTGCAGAGCTTCCTGTCCCAGCTGGAGGCTGAGGGTGGATCCCTGCGAGTCGTCCGGGGCCAGAACACCGACTGGACACAGCTGG GGAGCTTCTTATTCTGGGGCTGCCTGTGTGGACAGAGCCCACCGCAGAAGGTCTGTGACATGCTTCAAGATACTGGAATCAGCCCCCAGGACCTGCTG GCTCTGCTCCTGAACGTGTGGCTCGACCGAGAGAAGGAGGTACTGCAGAACCCCCAAGCTGTCTGGCACCTGCACTCCCTCATCGCAGCCCTGAGCGCCATGACGG GGGCCGTGGAGGATTCGTGGGACCTGCAGTGTGTGTCACCCTGGTGGCAGCAGGTCCGCACTGCATGTGTCCAGTCAGAGAGCGCTGGCGCCGCCCTACTGGTAGCCCTGGTCTCCCACCGAGCCGCCAAGAACTCTATCACCAGCCTGGCTGAGAAAAAG TTCCAGTCGGACTGGGAAGCTGTCTCTCTCGAGCTGGAGcagtgggcagtgtgtgtgagacaaCTGGAGGACCTACTGGCTCTACACACACTGCTGTGCCTGCCGGGCCCGCGGGGgacaccagggggcgccctggCGCGCTGCTCCGTCAAGGCCCTTCTGGAGAGTGGCACAG GAGGTGTGGCTGACAGCGTGGCAAAGTGGGTGTTCAGGCAGGACCTGAAACCGGCCCTGCTTAAGGGTATCCTGGAGACGAGGGGAGCAGCAGAACCCCGAGAAAACCCCTCTGAAGGCGAGAAGAATCCGGAGGGTGCGAGTTTCCAGAAGGCAGGCG aGCTGCTGGTCCCTGTGTGCCAGCGATTCCCAGTCTCCCTGTCTCCCGACATCCTGTTTGCTCACTGCTGCTGGGAGTATGTGGTGCAGTGGAACAAGGATCCGGAG GAGGGGCGGTACCTTTCCTGGGCTGTCGAGCACCTCAAGTTGATCGCCAACCCTCACATCCAACTGG GCATCTCCATCATGATGTGGAACACCTTCATCGTCAACCGCTTCTCCGCCGCCGCCTTCCTCATGGAGAAG GTGGGAAAGGCCCCGAAGGACAGGCTGTGCCGCAGG GATGTGGGGATGGGAGACGGTGCCATGACATCTTTCCTAGGCTCTTGCACTCAACTGCTGCAGACCCTGGTAGAG GCAGATGCCGGCATAGAGGAGGTGCCCCCCCCAGAGCTGTGCGTGGAGGAGGTgtggatgggggctgagggcccGGCCTCTATTGCTGAGCTGGCGCTGGAGCAGAGGTCTGTGCACTACCCCCTGGTCCAGCACAACTGCCTGCTGGCCTCACTGCTGCACGCTGCCATGGCATTCGGCATCCGCGTCAAACCGCTGAGCCTATTCGACAGCAAG GGAAGGACCGCCTTTTTCAGAGACCTGACCTCCATACAGCTGCTGCCTAGTGGGGACATGGACCCCAGTTTCGTCTCACTAAGGCAAGAG TTCCTCCTGAAGGTGCTGACAGCCTGGGTGAAGACCCAGGTGGAGGGGGCAGATCCGCCGCCGCTGTGCCCGGGCCCCCCAGATAACTCGTGGGCCTCGCTGTGCCTGGACCTGGCCCCCTTGCTGCAGGTGAACCCCGACGTTCTGCGGAGGCACCTGGTGTGTCAGCTGTACAGCCACGGCCTGGACCTGCGCGCGGAGGAG GTGGCGCTAGAAGTGGAGGACAAGGATGTGCTGGGCTCGCAGCTGCTGGTGCTGACAGGCCAGCGGCTCTCCTACTCGCTGCTGCACACACAGACGCGGCCCGGTATGGAGCTGCTGGCCCGGCTGCCGCCCACGCTGTGCACGTGGCTGAAGGCCATG GACCCCAGCGAGCTGAGCTGTCCCTCCGTGTCCCTGTCCCTCACCAGCCGCATGGTGAGTCGGGTCATTGAGATTCTGCCTGAGAACCACGCCCAGTACACACTGGCCCTGCACCTGCTGGAAGCCGTCGACGCCCTGGGTCCCGAGGCGTGA